A segment of the Hyperolius riggenbachi isolate aHypRig1 chromosome 8, aHypRig1.pri, whole genome shotgun sequence genome:
GTTGAAGAGAGGATACATGTGAAAAAgaatgggggggggcagctgttgATGCATCTGACCAAGTATGGGAGTTGGGACGAGGgagtagggctgcacggttttgcggTTAAAAACCGAAACCACGATTCACATGCAGACGATCTAGAGATCGTCAGTGCCTTCGATTTTTTGTGCTACTAGCGCTGCCACCCCGCTCTGCTACCTCCCGCTGGCCGCCGCTAATCCCTGGCTTCTATGCCGCCCCACTCTGTCTTCACTGCATCTCCCAGAGACAGCATATCTGCTGACCTCAAGGCCCCTGCGAAGGGGGAGGGGCGCTGTGCACAAACTTATGCCGGGAGACTCAGGAGAGTGTGGCCGCTCAAGCAGAGCTGTTTCTGCTGCATCCGCTGCTTTCTCCCTTCCTAAAAAGTGAAGGGTGGCTAATAGTTTCACTAATCCGTGCACCGATTTATTTTTGATACTAGGAGCATCGATTACAGGTGCTATCTCCTGATATATATtaaaaatcatatcacgagtgagtctgaacttcttcaccacctctgtctcagtaaaattatcaagaactgttctctcacgaaaaatacgaggggcgattaaacagaccctcctcctgcgccttcgtctcctcataatagaagcaagctgtaacagagtaagctcaaaaggctccatcttccacagcagcagctgctgtgtgaaaaccacgatatctccaggttcattcaggggaaaaagagatgaaaaaataacaaatggccacaccccctttcttccctggtgaattgtgatttggagaaaaactaactactaactatcacctatttatctcatacttatctcacatttatctcttgcatttctctctgtcaatattttcccctatacttctggagaattgctatttggagatatcacaggaggtaaattacctcccaagagataaataggttggtaacctctggtgaattgacgccaatgtagAGGGTGTTGTAAGAACGAATGTTCCATTACACACTGATTGGGGAGGAGCTACGTAGCAAGATGAAGagtctgctgagctgcagtgctggccacatagACTTCATTTCTGAACACCTGAGTGATTGGAGGTTGGCAAGGTCAGGGACCCGGTCGCCCCCCTGACAGTCCTTCTCTTGATATATAGGGTAGGGATAAGAGGAGATGTGTGCACGGCTCAAAAACTTGCTGTTCTCTCAAGCAAGCAGCATCCCTGAATGTTTAGAAAGCCAGTGTTGGAGGTGTACATCTAAAAAGGGTGCCACGGTAAATTGGGTGGCAGGGAAGGCggctagtaaaatatcagtaaaattcctGATTTTCTTCTATTGGGCAATGGGTAATACGATAGTAGAAGATCAGTCATTTTTAGTGATCTTTTACTAGCACTCCGGCCGGTTGTACACCTATTATTTGAGGTGCGATGAGCTTTGCACCGCAGAAATCAACCTTTATATGACTCTGTGCCGTGGTGTGGTGACAGGGtcacatgcatagcaccgccccccagATAGTGACGTACTccttgctgggcaggaagtatgtcactggagaCTCCGTCCGCACATGCGCGCCGAGTTGCACCGTGCTTCTACCGTGCACACTTACTGCACGCCCATTGATCTGCATTACTACCTAATCCATGTGATAGGCACGGTCATGCGGTAAGGCACTGCAGCCTCTGCGTCGGCATTACGCCAATTTGGATACTACTGGGACACCACGTCGCATTGCATAAAGTGTGCAAGTCTCCccagacttgcatggcccttgcagcAGGAAAGAGTACTGCACTGCGACGTAGCGTGCAATGGCCCTCAGCCTAACCTTATTCTCATTGAAACCtccatcaatgcctaaccctaactgaaccTTCCCCCTCCTTTGATACAATATCTACCTTCACTGCTAAAGACACCCTCATCTGATATCTGTGCAGCCCTCACCCAAATAATTGCACCACTCCACTACAGCTGCAAGTAAATGTGGCACCCATTTTACTGAAGCCCGCCGGCACCCATATGACCTGGTTCGGTTGTGTAGACCCTGTCAGCCCAGTAATAAAAATGACTCATGTAAAAATGGTTTATGTAAAACTTTTGGCATTGCAAATTATATTACAGTCCACAAAATATGCATTACAAAAAACACAACGTGGACCTGAAGCTATAATCCCAACAGAGTTATTGTTGTTTAAAAGACGGATGATGCATTAGTGGGTGTGAGGCAGAGCTGGAACTTTAGAGAGTAGCTGCATTCACTGGTTTGCTCCGTGGTCTATGGTGATATCTGAAGCTCTGCAGGTGTTCACAAGATTACAGGACAGAAGTATTGTAATGGTGTTTTCACCCAGAGTCCTTTATAGGTACACAGAAACCCAATTGATACTGTACACATTTATGCTTGTATAGCTTTGCATTAATCTTTAGTAAAGAATGTAGAAAAATGCTGAACCAGTCGGCTCTGTAATGATTTATATCTTGATTTCCCAGAAGTCTGCTTCCAGAGcgacccacaatgcattgcaacaCTATGATTAGTTCCATTTCAGTCATTTGAACTTTTCAAACTTCTTTTCTGAGGGCCACTCGGATTCCACCCAGCGCCTTCCCCATAGCTTCAAAGATGGGATCGCAGAAGGTCTGAACGCAGACTGCATAGAACTGGCCTAAGCAGTGCACTTCCATCATGTAACTCTTTACACAGGGGACCACAGCCCAGATGTGACAGAAAGACAGGCAGGCAAACAGGAATCCCCAGATCAGGGCTAGTGGGAGGCCCAGGATGGAGGAGAGTACGCGGTAACACCAATATTTGGTGACGGTAAAGGTGGTGCTGCTGGTTTTCCACACCCCGTCAAAGCTGTGAATGCTGTCTGGCTCAGCGATAACATCCTCGAAATCCACCTGAAACAAGATGACATGTTCAGCCCTCTGCCAAATGCAGGTACAACTTTTTGTaaatacataccgtatttttcggactataagacgcactttttcttccccaaaactgggggggaaaagtcggtgcgtcttatagtgcgaATATACGGTTTTGGGACCATCAGAGCACCTACCGATCCAGCCGGCAGCGGGCTACTCTCATCCCCCTCTCTGTCAGTGACCCCCAGAGCAGGCGGTATCGGCGGCGGGGCCAGTTTTCAGCAAGCGGCAGTGTCTGCGTGATCAAGGCATCCCTCCACCCGCGGACACGAGACATCAATGAGCGCCGATGTGTGATCGAAGCTGCCATCCACCCGCGGACATAAGACACTGCATACCAGCCTGCAGCCCATGCGATGCTTTCCTCTGCCTCCCGTGTCCCTCCAGCTGCAGCCGCTTTTACAATCATGCCGGTCAACACAATACCGGCTTCCCCCGCACTTCCTGGTTAGTGATGTAATGTCACTACGTGATCTGGAGCGCACACGTGCGCTTCAAATCACGTAGTGACATTACATCACTAACCAGGAAGTTGCGGAGAAGCCGGTATTGTGTTGACCGGCATGATTGTAAAAGCGGCTGCAGCTGGAGGGACACGGGAGGCAGAGGAAAGCATCGCATGGGCTGCAGGCTGGTATGCAGTGTCTTATGTCCGCGGGTGGATGGCAGCTTCGATCACACATCGGCGCTCATTGATGTCTCATGTCTGCGGGTGGAGGGATGCCTTGATCATGCAGACACTGCTGCTCCCTGATGTCATGCCCCCGGGTGGATGGCTGAGTAAGTAACGCTGCCAGCACTTGGTATATTGGAGGGAGGGAGTCTCTGCAGCACTATCCAtatcggagggaggggggcttgccAGTGTCATTGCTCAATttaattggggtgggggcaggggatCACTGTAAATGGTGGTTTTACTGTAATTAGGGTGGGGGCAGGGATCACTGTAAATGGGGGTATTActgtaattggggtgggggcaggggatCACTGTAAATGGGGGTATTActgtaattggggtgggggcaggggatCACTGTAAATGGTGGTATTActgtaattggggtgggggcaggggatCACTGTAAATGGGGGTATTActgtaattggggtgggggcaggggatcactgtacatgggggtattactgtaattggggtgggggcaggggatcactgtacatgggggtattactgtaattggggtgggggcagtgGATCACTGTACATGGGGGTATTActgtaattggggtgggggcaggggatcactgtacatgggggtattactgtaattggggtgggggcaggggatcactgtacatgggggtattattgtaattggggtggggcaggggattactgtacatgggggtattattgtaattggggtgggggcaggggatcactgtacatgggggtattactgtaattggggtgggggcaggggatcactgtacatgggggtattattgtaattggggtgggggcaggggatcactgtacatgggggtattactgtaattggggtgggggcaggggatcactgtacatgggggtattattgtaattggggtggggcaggggattactgtacatgggggtattattgtaattggggtgggggcaggggatcactgtacatgggggtattactgtaattggggtgggggcaggggatcactgtacatgggggtattattgtaattggggtggggcaggggattactgtacatgggggtattattgtaattggggtgggggcagggaTTACTGTAAATAAGGGGTATTACTGTATTAGGGGCTAACAGAAACAGTTTGGGTAgagaagctccacaagatgccactgccatggatgcacctggtttagtgtaatttttttttccttgttttttgtcctctaaacctaggtgcgtcttatggtccggagcgtcttatagtccgaaaaatacggtagatggCAGTTGGAgccttattactattattatattaTTCAGTCTTGTTTTCATTTTTAAGTTTAAATTTGCATACCTCTTAACCATCCCAATTTGGTTTTGGTTTTCACAGGTTGGCTGGGCTGTCCCCTAGCATAGTATATTCAGCATAGTATATGCCCAGCAGTAGTTGTGCTGGCATACAGCAATGTTTGTCCATCCACTacagcccaccactgctgcctacttCTCCTCCTGTGTCATATGGCTACGCCTGACATGAGGAGATTGAGATACCAGGCAGAGAGCAGTGAGAAGATGGAcacacatcactggagtgcccgaaGGAGCTGAGAGTAGTAAATACTCTGGCTGAGGGAGCACAGGACATGAGGTCACaaaacaccagggaagctatatggggagcacaggaggggggaCACTAAACACTGGGGAAGCAATATTGGGGAGCTCAAGATGGGAGGCCACTAACGAttagggaagctatatgggagAGCATAGGACACAGGGTTGGTGGGGCATTTCACTAAATACTAGGGAAGATATTTGAGGAAGCACTGGGCAGGGAGGCCACTAAACACAAGAAAAGCTATATGGGGAAGAGAGGAACCATAAAACAACAGGGAAGCTAtgtgggggaaggagggggaaccaatagacacaagggaactggctGGGGtgcaccattagacaccaggaaactgtatggggataggagggggaccactagacaccaggcaactgtataGTGGAGAGAGCAGGGTGTGCTGCATGCAAAATTGTGGTGGGCGGGTCTTAGTGTCCCTAATCCTGGCTCCAAAATATGTGAGGTATACATTTGCTTTATTGGCAGATGT
Coding sequences within it:
- the LOC137527597 gene encoding caveolin-3-like, coding for MAQIQQPEPAKENKPQPDNLTKEIDLIQRDPKNINQDVVQVDFEDVIAEPDSIHSFDGVWKTSSTTFTVTKYWCYRVLSSILGLPLALIWGFLFACLSFCHIWAVVPCVKSYMMEVHCLGQFYAVCVQTFCDPIFEAMGKALGGIRVALRKEV